CCGGCGTCGATGCCGCACTGGTCACCGGGCTCGCTCTGTTCCCGCTCGCGACCGTCGTGATGCCCCAGTACTTCACCGACTCGTCGGTGGTGATCTACGAACGCGCGGGCACCGCCTTCTACCTCCTGCTCGTCGGCGTCCTCGTCTTCGTCACGGCCCGGTTGTCCTTCGGGCCGGGCGAACGTAACCAGTCGTACTACCTCCTCGCCGTCGCCGGAGCGATCCTGATCTCCAACGACGTCTTCCTGCGCCTCGACGCGGCGGGCTACGACCAGGCCCTCGACGCAGCGTTCACCATCGCCCCGTTCGCCTTCGTTTTCGCCGCGGCGGCGATCACGCACCCGGGAGCGGCGCGCCTCACCTCCGAACCGGACTTCAGGCCGCGCCGCCTCACGTCGCGACGCATCGTCTTGTTCTCCGCTGTTCTCGTGAGCGGCCCTCTCATGCTCGTGGCCGCGGCGCTGGACTGGACCGACGCCAACGAGATCGTCGTGGCCGTCTGGTCGGGTTTGCTCTTCGTGCTCGTCGTCGTCCGCACGATCGGCCTCGTGCGCGGCCAGCAGAACATGGCCGATCGTGAGCGGGTCCTGCGAGATGCCAGCGCCGCCCTGGTGAACGTGAACACCCCGGCTGAAGCCGATGACGTACTGTGCCGGGCCGCGCTCGGCCTCGTTCCCGCGCGGCCGGTGGCGAGCGTCGCCATCATCGACAACGACCGACCTGACGGCACGTTCACCACCCTCGTACGGGACCGGCGATCCGCCATCGTCAGGTCCGAGCAGAGTCGCCCCGCGTCCCTGCCCGCCGAAGTCCGCGAGTCGGTCCACTTCGAAGAGGTCGGGCCCGCCGCGAACGAGGACGTCCTCGCCGCGCCACTCGACGGCGAGGGCCACCGGCTCCTCGTTGTGAGTACCACCTCGCTCCCGCCGATGTCGCGGGACGCACTGTTCTCACTCGCCGAGGTCGGCCGCCTCGCCCTCGAGTCGCTGTCGACCCGCGAGGAGCGGCACCGGCGACGCAGTGACCGACGACTCCGTGCGCTCGTGGAGCAGTCATCCGACGTCTTGATGGTCCTCGACGGGGACCACCGGATCTCGTTCATCTCGCCATCGTGTCGGCGCCTCATCGGCCGCCCGGACAACGAGATCATCGGGCGGGTCGTCCTGGATCTGGTTCACCCGGAGGAACGACGCGCGGTCGAACGCCTGCTGGCGCGGCACCGCGACCAGGAGATGGTCGAAGCCCGCCTGCGCACGGATGCCACATCCGACGACCGCTGGTTCGAGGTGACGTGTCGGGACCGCAGTGCGACCGCCGATGTCGGCGGCGTCGTCGTCACGGCTCGGGACGTGACTGAGCAACGGCGCGCGGAGCAGCAGATCGAACGCAGCGAGGCCCGGTTCCGGTCGCTCGTCCAGCACACCGGTGACGTCGTCTGCGTGACCGATACCCAGGGCGTCATCACCTATGTCAGCCCGGCCATCGAGGAGGTCCTCGGCTACAGCGCCGCCGACGTGACCGGCGCAGACCTCTTCGACGTTCTCGACGAGGGTCCGGCCACCCACCGCCTCTCCAACGCCGTCCGCCTCGGGTTGACCGGTCGCCTCGACGTCGAGGTGCAGACGACGGCGCGCGACGGCCTCGTACGGATCCTCGACGTGACGGTGACCGACCTGCGCAACGACCCCGCGGTCGACGGGGTCGTGCTCAACATCCGCGACGTGACCGTGCGCCGCCAACTCGAACAGGACCTGCGCCACAAGGCCCACCACGACGAGCTCACCGGCCTCGCCAACAGGACACTGTTCACCGAGCGACTGGAAGAGGCCCTGCGCAACGAGGCCTACTCGGGTCTCGTCGCTGCCCTCTTCATCGACCTCGACGAGTTCAAGGACGTCAACGACAGCCTCGGCCACGTCGTCGGTGACGTGGTGCTGGGGAGCATCGCAGCCCGACTCCAGTCGAGCCTGCGTCTCGGTGACATGGCGGCGCGATTCGGTGGCGACGAGTTCGCGGTCCTTCTGACCGGCGTGTACGGCGAGTCCGAGATCGATGCCATCGCCGACCGCCTCCTCGCGAGGATCTCCGAGCCGCTAGCCGTCGATGGACGGTCCCTCGACATCACGGCATCCATCGGGATCGCCGTCGACGAGGACCGCACGTCGGAGGCGTCCGACCTCCTGCGTGCCGCTGACGTCGCGATGTACCGGGCCAAGGAGGCGGGCAAGGGTCGTCACGAGATCTTCGAGCAGCACATGCAGGACCGGGCCCTCGAACGCCTCGAGCTGCGCACCGCGCTCGGCCGGGCCATCGACGCGGACCAACTCGAGCTGCACTACCAACCGATCGTCGACCTCAAGTCCACAGCGGTGTGCGGTGTCGAGGCGCTGCTGCGCTGGCAGCACCCCACCCGCGGTTGGATAAGTCCGGGTGCGTTCATCCCCCTCGCCGAGGAGACGGGTCTCATCGTCCCGATCGGCCTGTGGGTCCTGGAGAGAGCCTGTCGCGACGTCGCTCGTTGGCACGCAGAGGGGCACACCCCCTACCTCTCGGTCAACGTCTCGGGCCGTCAGCTGGTGGAACCCGACGTCGTCAACGCGATGTCGCGGATCGTCGTGGAGTCGGGCCTGGATCCCAAGGCGATCGTTCTCGAGGTGACCGAGACGGTCCTGCTACCCGACGAGCCCCGCACCCGCCAACACATCGCCGAGTTCCGACGCCGTGGGTTCCGCGTGGCCATCGACGACTTCGGGACGGGCTACTCGTCGCTGCAGTACCTGCACCGCTTCACGCCTGAGATCATCAAGATCGACCGTTCGCTGGTCGGTCCCCTGGAGCACGGCGACGACGGAGCGATGGCCGAGGCCGTCATTGACCTGTCCCGCCGGGTGGGCGCCGAGGTGGTCGCGGAGGGGATCGAGACGCCCCGCCAGGTCGATCAGCTGCGGATACTCGGCGCACGGTACGGCCAGGGCTTCCTGTTCGGTCGCCCGGCTCCGATCTCCGATGGCTTCCCGGTCATCTCCTATGGCGACCCGCAGATCCCGCAGACCCCCGGCTTCGAGCGTCGCAAGTCGACAGAGTCCCACTGACCTGGTCCGGTGTCGGCGGCGGGTTCACCGCCGCTACGGTCCTCCCTCATGCTCGACGTGAGACTTCTGCGCAGTGACCTCGACGGCGTGAAGGCGGCCATCGCCAGTCGCGGTGAGGACACTTCGGCCCTCGACGAGATCGCCGAACTCGACGAGAACCGGAGGCGTGTCGCCGCCGAGCGTGACGACCTCCGCAGTCGCGTCAAGGCACTGTCGAAGCAGATCGGGGGCCTGCACCGCGACGGTCGTGGGGATGAGGCGGCCACTCTGACCGAGCAGAGTCGCGAACTCGGTGAGAGGGAGAAGGCGCTCGACGCGGAGGCCGAGAGGATCGACGCCATCGTGCGCGATGCCCTGCTGCGGGTCGGCAACATCCCGTCGGCGGACTGCCCGATGGGGACGTCGGCCGAGGACAACGTGATCCTCCGCACGGAGGGGTTCGACCCGGCCGGCTACGGAGAACATCAGAAGGTCCCACACTGGGACTTCGCCGTCGCCGGTGGACTGCTCGACGTCGAGCGTGCGACGAAGATGTCCGGCGCGATGTTCGTCATGTACCGGGGTCTGGGCGCCCGGTTGGCGCGGGCCCTCGTCCAGCTCGCGCTGGATCGCAACGGTGACGTCTTCGAGGAGATCCGCCCACCGACGCTCGTGCGTACCGAGACGATGGTGTCCACCGGGCACCTTCCCAAGTTCGCCGATGACGCCTACCACGCGGAGCGCGACGACCTGTGGGCCATCCCGACGGCCGAGGTCCCGCTCACCTCGCTCGCCGGCGATGAGATCCTCGCCGAGGCCGACCTGCCGACGCGCCTGATGGCGCACACCTCCTGTTTCCGACGCGAGGCCGGGTCCGCCGGTCGTGACACCCGGGGTCTGTTGCGCGTCCACGAGTTCGACAAGGTGGAGATCCTCGCCTACACGACTCCCGACCAGGCCGCCGATGTGCATGCCGACCTCCTGGCCCGGGCGGAGTCGCTCATCGCCGATCTCGGGCTCGCGTACCGCATCGTCGACATCTGCACCGGCGATCTCGGGAACTCGGCGGCACGCACCTGGGACGTGGAGGTCTTCGCCCCCGGGGCTGACCGCTGGCTCGAAGTCTCCTCGGTGTCGTGGTTCAGCGACTACCAGGCCCGTCGGGCCAACATCCGCTACCGGCCGACGGAAGGCTCCGGGACGGCCATCGTGCACACCTTGAACGGCTCGGCTCTCGCCGTGCCGCGTGTGTGGGCGGCGCTGACCGAGACACACCGTCGTAGCGACGGCTCCATCGCTGTTCCCGAGTGCCTGCATCCCTACATGGGCGGCATCGAGGTCATCGAGGTCGCTGCCGCAGGCTGACGCCCCGGTTCCGGGCCCGTCGCCGGGTGGGCTCAGGCGATCTCCAGGCCGAGGACAGCGGCCGCCGTGCCGGCTACGAGTGTGACGCAGCCGTAGAGAATCCCACGTACCACCCTGCCGGTGCGCGCCATCACGGCGATCTCCTGCGCGACCGTCGAGAACGTGGTGAACGCGCCCAGGCCGCCAACCCCGACGGCGGTCATCGTGGCGCTCGACGTCGCGGCGAGGGTACCGAGGAGACCGGCCCCGAGCGTGTTCACGAGCAGCGTCCCGGTGGGCCACGTCGGTCGGTTCAGCGAGTGGACCGCGCCCGCCCGTGCGAGCGTCCCGACGATCGCGAGGGCCACGAATCCGATGGCGGTCATGTCGCCGGTCCCGCCGTGGCGGGCGGTTCGCGCCGCAACGCGGGCACGGCGCGAGTCGCGGCTGCCCCGACGATCGCGGCCGCAACCCCGGCAGCGATCGATCCGAGCCCCCAGATCAGCGCGGTTCCCCATTCGTCGGACCGGATGCGGTCGGCGAGGTCTACAGCGAGGGTCGAGAACGTCGTCAGGGCCCCACAGAAGCCTGTGGTCACGGCGAGTCTCAGATGGGGCCCCTCGCCGGTGGGTCGGGCCACCCACGCGGCGATGACAGCACCGAGTAGGAGGCTCCCCGCGAGGTTGACGGCGAGCACCGCCCAGGGCATCTCACTGTCCGGGGCCGCTTCGACGATCACCCAGCGCGTCCCCGCTCCGGCCAGTCCGCCCAGAGCGATCCATGCGGGAGCCGTGGACCTCGCGACCATGGCGCCGACCTCCCGTCTGCTGCCCGACGCGCCACCTGCCACGGCGCCCGACCGTACCCGGACCTCGGCAGGCGCACGGCCATCGCCTCGTCGCACACACACGGGCACCACACTGGTGGGGATGGAACTCGACGCGTTCCGGGACCTCAACATGCGCCAGGGCCTCGATGAGGCTGACGCGGCGGGTGATCCCGTGACCCAGTTCGGTCGTTGGTACGACGATCTCGCCCGGATCGGCTATCCCGACCGTGAGGCGGTGGTGGTCGCGGTAGCCGACGCCGAGGCGACGCCGTCTGCCCGGCTCGTCCTGCTGCGGGACTTCGACGAGCGCGGTTTCGTCTTCCACACGAACTACCGCAGTCCCAAGGTCGTCGCCGTCGAGGCGAATCCCCGGGCGGAACTGCTCTTCGCCTGGGTGTCGATTCGTCGCCAGGTGAGGGTGGGTGGAATCGTCAGCCGCCTGGACCCGACGGAGTCCGACGCCTACTGGGTGACACGTCCGCGAGGGAGTCAGATCGGCGCCTGGGCGTCGGACCAGAGCGAGGTCATCGGCGGACGCACCCATCTCGAGAGCCGGGTGGCGGAGATGAAGCGGCACTTTGCAGGTGGTGCCGTGCCCCGGCCGCCGTGGTGGGGCGGACTCCGGGTGGCTCCGAGCGTCGTCGAGTTCTGGCAGGGGCGACCCGACAGGCTCCATGACCGTCTGCGCTACCGGTTGGTGGACGGCTCCTGGGTGCTCGAGCGGCTCGCACCCTGAGGCGTGACCGGCGGGCGGTACCGCCGGGCACCGAGTCTGCGTCGGGCACGGAACGTGACGAACACCGCCACGATCACCGCCGCGAGCACCTCGAAGAGCGCGGGCCAGCGCAACGGGTCGGTGAACCAGTTCCCCATCCGCTCGGGGACGTCGACAGCGGTGCGGGCGACCGGCAGGATGAACAGCTCGAACCGGTAGTTCACGGACTCGACGAGCGCCCACAGTGCGAAGACGCCCCAGCTCACGACGCGACCCTGGAGAGGATCGAGGATCGGGCGGACGGCCCATACGACGAAGCCGGCGAGGATGAACGACGCTGCCACGGCGATCTTCGTCGGGCCGACGTCGCTGGCCCAGTTCTGAAGTGTCGACTGGAACTCGAGCGACTCGCGCACCAGGGGATTCGTCGAGATGTTCCCGCGTAGTGTCTGGATCTCCCACCAGCCGAAGACCACCAGGAAGACACCGGCGAGGACGAGGAAACCCCCCGACACGCGGTTCACGTACGGAAGGAATCTGCGCAGGAACGTGGCGATCTCGGTGCGGGCCATCGACATGCCCAGGGTGAGCACCATGATGACGAGGCTCATCCCGGCCCCGTAGGCCAGGAAGACGAGTGTCCCGTCCACCACGCTGCGGCTGGTGAAGGAGGTGACGACCGTCCCGAAGAAGATCGCGGCCGTACATCCCAGGGAGACCACCGCATAGGACACGCCGAACAGGAACACCGAAGGCAGGTCGCGGGTACGGCCGCCCTTGTCCAGCCGGGGCAACATGAGCTTCGGCTCGTAGCCCGCCAACATCGAGATGCCGAGCGGCACCATCGCAGCGCCGAGTACGAGGGTCGCCCAGGCGATCCTGCTCTCGATCGCGGAACGGCTGACGATCGTGGACGCGACCACACCGATGGAACCGAAGAACACGAGGAATCCCGCGGTCAGTGTCAGCCCGACGACCAGACCACGGATGATGTTGCGAGCCGGGTTCGTCTCGTCGTCGGACTCGAGGCCGAGGAAGTACGAGAGGTAGGCCGGCAACATCGCGAACCCGCAGGGGTTGAACGCCGCCACGACGCCCTGGGAGATGGCGAGGGACAGCAGGGTCGCGAGCCCGATCTGCTCCATCAGCGAACACCCGGTGCGGCGAAGGGACCGGCGGACTTCACACGCCGAACTCCTCGGCGATCAGCTCACGGAGCTGGTCCGCGGTGAGTGGTCCGGCCCACCGTGTGGCGATGGTGCCGTCGGCGTCGACGAGGACCGTCGTCGGCATGGCGAAGCCGCGGAAGGCCTGAAAGATGCCCTGCGTGTCGTCGCGCGCGAGGGCGTAGCGCACGCCCGTTCGTTCGACCAGGGCGTCGGCGTCGGCCGGATCGTCCAGGACGTTGAAGCCGATGAACGGCACCTCGGCACCGACCTCCTCGAAGACCGCCTGGAAGTCCGGCATCTCCGCGACGCAGGGTGCGCACCACGACGCGAAGAAGTTGACCACGAGTGGCTGTCCGGCGAAGTCGTCGAGGGTTCCGGCGGTCCCGTCGAAGTAGGTGAACTCGATCCGGGGCGCGGGTGGATCGTCGCTCGTGTCCTCGGCGCCGACATCGGGTGCCGCGTCCGGGTCGTCGGGGGTGATCGTGAGGCCGCCGTCGTCCCGGTCGCCCGGTGAGTCCGCGCCAGCCGATGTCGCCGAATCGTCACCGCCGCAGGCGGCGGCGATCAGAGCCATCGCCAGGGCGGCGATGAGCAGGCGGGGGCCGCGCGCGCGACCCGGGTTCGTCGAGGATGGTTCACGGCGGCTGCGTCGGCGGGTCATCGGGCTCGTCTCACGGTTCGGGGGTCGGACCGTCGCCTGAACCCTAGGGCCGACGTGGGGGCCGGCGGCAGTCGGGCTCGCTGAAGTCGGCGACGTGGGGTGAACCCTGAACCGGTGATGGCGTATTCCGCCCTGTTCGGACCGCGCCGGGCGGATTCCGCCGCCGGGCCGGGGCTCGACGAGACGTCGCCCCGGCCCGGGATGTCGGCGGAGACCGTCCGGGGCCACGGGTCATCGGGGCGGGTGGCCCGACGGGGGTCGGTCGGGCCACCCGCCCACCCTCTGGCTCAGGCGGTGAGCAGGTACTCCAGGTGATCGGGGACCGGGAGCATCGTGTAGATGTCGTCGGCACGGGGGTTCTTGGAGGGCCGTCCACGCCGTCGCTTGACGGTCACGATCCGGCCGTCTTCGAAGAGCTGCCCGCCCCACACGCCGGCCGCTTCGCCGCGGGCGACCGCGCCCTCGAGGCAGGGCACCATCACCGGGCAGCCGGCGCAGATGCGCTTTGCCGCCGCGATCGAGGGCAGGTCTTCGGAGAAGAAGAGGTCCCGTGTCGTGGGGTCGGCGTCGCGGCATGCCGCAGCGAGCCTCCATGTCTCGTCGACCGTCCGGGCCGCCAGGTTGGCGGCGGGGCCTTCGTCGATCGTCATCTCGAGATCGAGAGTGGAGAGGTCGGTGAGGGTCTCGTCTGGGTGTCGGGTTGCCGGGGCGAACATCGGATGTTTCCTCCAGGTTCGGTTCGCGGGCGAAAATGCAAGAAGGCCGCCGGATTTCCGGCGGCCTTCGGAGTCGTTGTCGTTCTGTCAGCGGGTGCTCACAGGGGCGACTCCTCAGGCCACGGGTCGATCGTGATGGCGTAGCCGGTACGGAAAAAACCGGCAGGGGCCACGACGAGACCCTCGAGATGCGCGCCGTTCCAACGCAGGACGCGCGCGGCGGACCGGGCGGTCCGCTCATTCGTCACGTGGAGTTCCTGCTTCATCGAATCGGCTTCCTGGGGGGCTGTTCGTCCGGGGACAAGGTGAACACGCCTGCCTGCGGGCGTCAACCGAATAATCGGAAGAGTTCTCAGCCGGCGTCTCGCGGGCCGGAATCGGCCGGATCCGACGAGGTCGCGTCGTAGACGAGGACGCCGTCACGGTCGGAGACGGTGACGTGTCCGTGCAGTCGCAGATGCTCGAGGTGCGTGTACGTCTCGCTGTCGGCCAGGTCACCCCACACCGCCGGCCGGAAGATCTCCTTGGACAGTTCCCGGACGGTGGCGGAGCCATGGCCGACGGCCGCCTCGCGGAGGCGGTTCAGACGCTCGCGATGGTGATCGGCGATCTCGTCGGCCCTCCCC
This region of Acidimicrobiales bacterium genomic DNA includes:
- a CDS encoding EAL domain-containing protein, which codes for MIGPARADPDTVVKTTTWRWVLAGGTAAALIGVAGGVFAALARGLVVVGFVVVIVTALRRTAALQTRPWMVVAAGGLVTTLSALIRVVHGAIVDERYPYPSPADPVVFVGYGLIAAGGVCFLRARTKTPSIDAGVDAALVTGLALFPLATVVMPQYFTDSSVVIYERAGTAFYLLLVGVLVFVTARLSFGPGERNQSYYLLAVAGAILISNDVFLRLDAAGYDQALDAAFTIAPFAFVFAAAAITHPGAARLTSEPDFRPRRLTSRRIVLFSAVLVSGPLMLVAAALDWTDANEIVVAVWSGLLFVLVVVRTIGLVRGQQNMADRERVLRDASAALVNVNTPAEADDVLCRAALGLVPARPVASVAIIDNDRPDGTFTTLVRDRRSAIVRSEQSRPASLPAEVRESVHFEEVGPAANEDVLAAPLDGEGHRLLVVSTTSLPPMSRDALFSLAEVGRLALESLSTREERHRRRSDRRLRALVEQSSDVLMVLDGDHRISFISPSCRRLIGRPDNEIIGRVVLDLVHPEERRAVERLLARHRDQEMVEARLRTDATSDDRWFEVTCRDRSATADVGGVVVTARDVTEQRRAEQQIERSEARFRSLVQHTGDVVCVTDTQGVITYVSPAIEEVLGYSAADVTGADLFDVLDEGPATHRLSNAVRLGLTGRLDVEVQTTARDGLVRILDVTVTDLRNDPAVDGVVLNIRDVTVRRQLEQDLRHKAHHDELTGLANRTLFTERLEEALRNEAYSGLVAALFIDLDEFKDVNDSLGHVVGDVVLGSIAARLQSSLRLGDMAARFGGDEFAVLLTGVYGESEIDAIADRLLARISEPLAVDGRSLDITASIGIAVDEDRTSEASDLLRAADVAMYRAKEAGKGRHEIFEQHMQDRALERLELRTALGRAIDADQLELHYQPIVDLKSTAVCGVEALLRWQHPTRGWISPGAFIPLAEETGLIVPIGLWVLERACRDVARWHAEGHTPYLSVNVSGRQLVEPDVVNAMSRIVVESGLDPKAIVLEVTETVLLPDEPRTRQHIAEFRRRGFRVAIDDFGTGYSSLQYLHRFTPEIIKIDRSLVGPLEHGDDGAMAEAVIDLSRRVGAEVVAEGIETPRQVDQLRILGARYGQGFLFGRPAPISDGFPVISYGDPQIPQTPGFERRKSTESH
- the serS gene encoding serine--tRNA ligase — protein: MLDVRLLRSDLDGVKAAIASRGEDTSALDEIAELDENRRRVAAERDDLRSRVKALSKQIGGLHRDGRGDEAATLTEQSRELGEREKALDAEAERIDAIVRDALLRVGNIPSADCPMGTSAEDNVILRTEGFDPAGYGEHQKVPHWDFAVAGGLLDVERATKMSGAMFVMYRGLGARLARALVQLALDRNGDVFEEIRPPTLVRTETMVSTGHLPKFADDAYHAERDDLWAIPTAEVPLTSLAGDEILAEADLPTRLMAHTSCFRREAGSAGRDTRGLLRVHEFDKVEILAYTTPDQAADVHADLLARAESLIADLGLAYRIVDICTGDLGNSAARTWDVEVFAPGADRWLEVSSVSWFSDYQARRANIRYRPTEGSGTAIVHTLNGSALAVPRVWAALTETHRRSDGSIAVPECLHPYMGGIEVIEVAAAG
- a CDS encoding CrcB family protein is translated as MTAIGFVALAIVGTLARAGAVHSLNRPTWPTGTLLVNTLGAGLLGTLAATSSATMTAVGVGGLGAFTTFSTVAQEIAVMARTGRVVRGILYGCVTLVAGTAAAVLGLEIA
- a CDS encoding CrcB family protein; this translates as MVARSTAPAWIALGGLAGAGTRWVIVEAAPDSEMPWAVLAVNLAGSLLLGAVIAAWVARPTGEGPHLRLAVTTGFCGALTTFSTLAVDLADRIRSDEWGTALIWGLGSIAAGVAAAIVGAAATRAVPALRREPPATAGPAT
- the pdxH gene encoding pyridoxamine 5'-phosphate oxidase; its protein translation is MELDAFRDLNMRQGLDEADAAGDPVTQFGRWYDDLARIGYPDREAVVVAVADAEATPSARLVLLRDFDERGFVFHTNYRSPKVVAVEANPRAELLFAWVSIRRQVRVGGIVSRLDPTESDAYWVTRPRGSQIGAWASDQSEVIGGRTHLESRVAEMKRHFAGGAVPRPPWWGGLRVAPSVVEFWQGRPDRLHDRLRYRLVDGSWVLERLAP
- a CDS encoding cytochrome c biogenesis CcdA family protein — protein: MEQIGLATLLSLAISQGVVAAFNPCGFAMLPAYLSYFLGLESDDETNPARNIIRGLVVGLTLTAGFLVFFGSIGVVASTIVSRSAIESRIAWATLVLGAAMVPLGISMLAGYEPKLMLPRLDKGGRTRDLPSVFLFGVSYAVVSLGCTAAIFFGTVVTSFTSRSVVDGTLVFLAYGAGMSLVIMVLTLGMSMARTEIATFLRRFLPYVNRVSGGFLVLAGVFLVVFGWWEIQTLRGNISTNPLVRESLEFQSTLQNWASDVGPTKIAVAASFILAGFVVWAVRPILDPLQGRVVSWGVFALWALVESVNYRFELFILPVARTAVDVPERMGNWFTDPLRWPALFEVLAAVIVAVFVTFRARRRLGARRYRPPVTPQGASRSSTQEPSTNR
- a CDS encoding TlpA disulfide reductase family protein; the encoded protein is MTRRRSRREPSSTNPGRARGPRLLIAALAMALIAAACGGDDSATSAGADSPGDRDDGGLTITPDDPDAAPDVGAEDTSDDPPAPRIEFTYFDGTAGTLDDFAGQPLVVNFFASWCAPCVAEMPDFQAVFEEVGAEVPFIGFNVLDDPADADALVERTGVRYALARDDTQGIFQAFRGFAMPTTVLVDADGTIATRWAGPLTADQLRELIAEEFGV
- a CDS encoding WhiB family transcriptional regulator, giving the protein MFAPATRHPDETLTDLSTLDLEMTIDEGPAANLAARTVDETWRLAAACRDADPTTRDLFFSEDLPSIAAAKRICAGCPVMVPCLEGAVARGEAAGVWGGQLFEDGRIVTVKRRRGRPSKNPRADDIYTMLPVPDHLEYLLTA